gtccaaaCGAGTTTTAAACTGTTATTAAAACTCGCAGGGCACTTCCCAATGCGTTTTATTGAGCTTATAACGCGAAAACTTTCGGACATACAACCGGAGTAAAAGTAATCACCAGAGCGTACACGTCGTACACTACACTGcgattttatacgtttttatttcTACTCcgcggaaaaaataaattatataacacattaatCGGTCCGTCAGTCGTCGGTGTccgatggttttttttatatcacaaaGGTGGGTGGGTATTATGCTAAAAACTGTACTCACCTCTAAGTTGTTGATGAACCAAGTGACCTGTGCTAGGGGAAATGTCATTTTGGCTGTACAGTTGGCTTCTAAGAATTCACCTACGGAGTACAATGGTCGGAGTCCTTCTATCCTCGGACCATCGTCGGGAAACGCTACATGAAACATATAATAgacgataaattaaaattgttgcaACATATcagttatagtaatattattgttttaagtgATAAGAATATGTaagattgaaataaattattaggtacctatactatccgatacaatgaattaataatttgatttttgtccCAGCAATACATTGATTCaagtgtgtgtataataattcactattattcattgtattatatttatgtttatgcaATCAATAATAATGACTGCGGGCATTGACATTTATATTGACAATaacaattatgttaaaaatcgaACTATTGAATGACTCGAGAATggttacacaaatattatttattattaggatttaaattatgatcacgtattaaataatataatataaaacctaaaatatagtgcataaaatataatagtgtatgccgtatttatgatatatataaatctttataatttataggtcaaAACTATACTtgagatattatgtttaatgattattttggcactgtgtagataatattactacccttattattataattgtatagtataactATGAGTGTATTAAAAAATCGTTGATTAACGATTCTACCTGATTAGTGATTAGGGTAAACTTCCAGTGAATAATAACAGAATGGTTCTTGTTAATTAACAAAGTTATTGAAGGGATTGAAAATATCTGGTGGGTGCAGTAATCAAAGAAAATAATTGGAAACAAGTAATGTTTGGTAGCTTATGTATAATACACTTCAGCACATATACCTAGATATatgacgacaataataatacagttgatggagaaaatattagtaaaataataatgcattgacTGGAAGAACCGGATTGCATAGAATGCAGGGTTTCTACAGTTCCGGTGACAATAACTTACTATAGATATCAGTAAAACCACGTAAATGGCTTAGTACCTACACTATTGTCAGCCACATATAGTGACAAAGCTGAGTTGATAATCGTTAAAACATTTATGCTTGAAACTTAGTCTGAGCATAATATTAGGATAAATcagtattaatagtaaatacctactcagaaataaaaaatatattttttttagaaacattaaaataaaataggtaacacatttaaatatatatacatattaacaatattatatttaatttctattataacttacaatacataacatattatatagggcGATATATGTACAATctacattgatttattttaggATAGTTGTGACgtaaagtgtaagttttttatCCAACATTTGTATGCATCGAATTCAATGAATTCATATCACGAACAACTTTTGAAGTTTACTCAAGggaaatatgaatttcaacatTCAATATTTAGTTCGTATTGTCTTTGAATatcaattatgtaaataaaaataaaatttgttatacctgtactattatttaatattataatttattagacaatatattattaaatatatagtattttagttttgtgaGACCcgatattttgtacatattacttatttttggaAAGTGTACAACAATATGAGTACGGCGTGTAAATAATACTACAATCGTTTCTTACCAATGACTGACATATTGGCGTCTTCGACGACTGTCGGGAAATTCGGAGCATCCGTAGATACTTCACACTTGTAATTTCCGTTGCTCGTCCTGGTCAGCGGATACAGCGTCACTTCACTAGCGGACGACTTACTCTCCTGGTggataacaacaacaataattaaatccatAATACCTGAGAAACGTGGATGCGATGTACATTAAATTGCGTACTACTGAGATTAGGTAAAGCGTGGTATTATAGTCAATGATTGTGAACGCAAAGAAGTAAATTTCTAATTACGAATGCAAGTAATAAATACCTAggtttttcaatacaatatatttttgtcttaaaattgtttgttttcaaaatgttgcATTTATACGTTATCAGTCtatgatatctatatatattggTTCTCTTACATGCACCATATTATAtgcaggtaataataaaatccaTCGTATGTAGTTTTATGGAACTTCAATATAGGAGacgctttttaaaataaaatatgtttgttttagGTTTTAGGTTTTAGCTTACAAgctatttaatactataacaatatttaactttaaattgaCGGTTTGATGTATAATAAACCATGCgtatttggtttaaaaaaattgaaaaatatctatatatgatGTTtgcctttaatattatataagggcAGCAACGAGCGTATTAAATTCCCAAGTCTTCTCATTGCGAGAATcaaacatactataataatatatcaaacataactcaaaaataatacgGTAAAACGACGCCGTATCGTTATATGAAGTTGTAAAACAACTGTGCTGGCGACGACGACTGTGgcggcgtatatattatataggcacggTAAATTGCTCCACCTCGGGAGGGGGTCTGAAGGCGCTCATATGAATACGAAATAAACGACGATATTGTACGACAGTGCCACAGtgacgtttatatattttattgcgtacgctcatgggggggggggggggggggtgtggcATAGAATACATGGCAGACGGGCGTCGTCGTTTATTTCGTTAGGTTTTTATTCGGATGTTCGGTGTAAAAACGGCTGCCGGGCCGATATAAAGTACGAGACGTACAAATGCACCAGGGTATGTGATAATGTTTTCGCGGTTCCTATGTAGGTCAATGAGTCGAAAACTTTCACCACAAATTTccacgaaaatatattatatatacgaacaACATGATATTCGCGGCAGGATTACACAGCGTTTCGTTGTTTCATCTCGGCGTCTAACCGTCTCCATCCACCACCTGCACAGCACCATCGCATCGTCCCTATCTCTCGAGTgcacctaacctaacttaaccgcGGCGTTCCTTtcagcggcggcggtggtgacAAACTCTCCGCGGCGCAAAAACTCTCCACCGCGACCCCGTGGCCTAAGAAAGTTTTGGCCGTAATTTTTAAGCCACCGCTGCCGTCGTCCCGCGCGGAGTACACGGCGCGACGtgcgataaaataatttaccgaccgaaaataaatgaaaaaaaaaacgaaaactgACCGAAAACGTCGACGCGACAgactaatattttgttctacTCACGTCTACGTTTACTCCGTCCAAATCGAACACGAGCGTCTGCGGAGACAATCCGGGAGTGTATCGGAAGAATTCGTGATCGTCCTTGTACCATTTCACCGAGTACAGACTGTCGCCGCCCGTGTCGAACTGGCAGTACAGCGTCACCGAACTCCTCAAGTCCGCCCATTGGGGTATGATCAGTTTGGTCAAAATGAGACCGCCTTTACTACCTGCGAAAATATACAAACGGATAtcgtgaaattaaaaatatcaatagtcaaatgaattaattattaaaatatgataaatcttTTCTCTTAAaagatgatatattatacataatattatataataaaaatatagtaacagtataataacaatttaataggaATGATTTAACTACAACTAGATGGACGACCACGTTCTGGTTCAGGACTACGTAAAAATATGTCACAGTCAAAAAGTGTCTGCGTCCAGTGATCCTCTATAACTGTTATGATGTGAGGTACAGCTGTAAcgagtattttatgtttttgtacaacacatattatattattgtattgtacctacaataaacgttttctatacacataatacacgACGGTCACAATGAAAATCCGACACGAGTTCGCGTGAAGGTACCACGTTCATAATCAAAAAGTTCGCGGGCTAATGTTATTAATTCGACGATCATTGTTTTATAAAGGGTcttcaatattgttattgtttgtttCCATAAAGTCAAATGCCAATTAGTCGTTTTTTcggtttatattaaatttattatctgaATTTCACTCTACCAGTAACCTTTTGTTCATTTGTttacgggtttttttttttttttattattgctacTTTTTCCgaataccaaatatattataataaatataatattatacattatttgtatttcagtAAACTATCACATTGAACTTGAATTAAATTGTTTcaactattatactattgtgataaaaacattgaaaataatggGTGTAAAACGAGTAGGTACAAACCCGATATAGAATTGATTAAACAGTTAAGAATCGTAACTCGTATATTGCAGTGGCCatgatgaaattatatttacaatttgcaTACGTGTCGCATACTTTATGATCGTATTTAACCgttttttgttattagttttgcaatatttttaactgagcTGTGGCCTGCGAATAACCcattcatatattaattattcatgacGAAGTGCTGAATTAAAGGATTACGGACAATATAGGCAAATCCTCTATAACCTTTTATgttacatttaagttaaatattttatacatttttatttttctttcgatTGTGTCACTAAaagttgtacctattattacatACCCTAATAGTAAGCTACTATTAAAGCTTTAACTTTTTCtggattaaacaatttataacatttaaaaaaatatattataaagataataatgtaaaactgtTCAATggataaaatagtaaaatattatgtgaaagtTAGAGCCTTAAGCTCATATTTTCgtgttaaacattaattttttaattttttttttttgtcaattagtaattttaataaataagtattggTGAACACTAAATAGTATTAGTAAATCTCGATTATAGTATACCATGAAACCTAtgatagaatttataaaaatttaatttaataataagattaaattggtcatagtattattattatttattatacaatcataaaaatccACATATTTAAATCgtcataactatttaaaaaccttataaaacaaaaaatatttaataatatcataataatatattaaacataatgtaaCTTGACTGTGGATATTATTGTACCTCatgtagttttaaaatactaaagtagtggttatattagtttaaaacatattaattaaggATGGGAACGGGGCTTTgcttgaaaaatatgtaaataaaaggtaccttcataaaaataaaatcgttataattcacatgaaataaataattgttaattttaataaacaaatgagAAATTGttcgaaattaataaaattttctttttatattcattaaataatgaatgtaaAACGAACTTCATGATCCACGGTAATATAGTTTACACTTAAAGTTAGTATGTTTTTGACTCAAAACTACTGTTTAATGTACACCAAAGAATTTAGAACAACTTCCTTGTGATGtccaaaatattcaaatactttttactcTAATCTAAGTACCGATATACTGAGTCATTTCAAAAACTTGTGCATCAGCACAAACTCatgaattacaaattaaaattaatctaaaagcACGAAGTATCTGTTAgcttgaattatatttatttaagaaaaaaaatgcagGTTCTTAaagtttcttattttattatatttcgcgATTGCGTATACGAgccattaataatttaaaataattttgaattaaccGAAATCCATTAAGATAGAATACAAAAGTTATATAGACAGTGAAAAGGATAAAGGATGTTTGATGCTTTCGGtgtattatgatattgaaaCAAGTTGAATTACGATCGTAAGCAGTGAAAAgcattatacctactatgttaTCCTCTCTGGTTAAAATTAATGAgaaacaaaatctatttaagTCACATTATTGATTGGTGGAAGTTCaacaaattattaacatataacatgaatattttaatgtactatgaataaattagttttaataatcgatgtacgtacatattattctgATTGATTTTAAGTAATATGCATGTGTTATTACCTAGAAGACAGACTAACATACTGTAATATCGGACCGATTTTATAGCAAGCGATCGGCGACAAATGGAAAAACATcaactaacatattttttttaggcatACCTTTTTTTTACGATTAGAAAGGTTGGTGAATTCTgaccaaaaatacaaattaggcgtaattacattttatgtacatGAAAATGAACCGCTTTTGGTAGTACAGATGTAcgccgtaatattatattttagtaccaaCCGAGGTAAGAACAAAATATCAACCAAGCAACGCaaatgataaacaatttaacgttaaacaaaaataaaattataataacaataataatactaaaactaTAAGCAGTGTGTCACGAGTTGGTTATATTTTCTGTTCAGGCTGTCGACAAAGTTTCGAACTGCATCTCTCGACACGCGCCGACAGCGTCACCCGTCAAAACCCTTCTGTGGATTTTTCGTCTGGTCCGAACGAGATAACCTTGAAACGTCTGTACCACCGCGAAAATCCACGCGAAACTCCTACCACCACCCTATACGGGATAAGCCAACCCATACGCTAATTAAGAGGACTTTCGGATAGGAAATGGCTTTGTTGGCTCTCTTCGTCGCCGTTCCACCACTTCCAATCTCACTGACAATTGTCCGTAGGTAGTTCCCGACGCTCGTACCAAACGAATCGTCCACCACtcgcattatatataaatatctatatgtacCCATATTActgttgaaaattgaatagaatGTGCGGTTATGtattgtacctacgtatagCTGTAAGCTGTTCGACCACGATTCGGAAAATATTGCGTTTAAGTACGAACGTAATGCGTTTGGCCGGTTTTTCCTTCATATGCATATAACGCATCGTACGTCGTTTTGAGGTCGTTggcattttcaaaaatgtaaatatagtataccGTGTTCGAATTCAAtccatttatgtatttttttaggatTGCCTCTAAGTGACGTTGATTTTGATTTGAATAGTGGTAAAATCAAATTGAAATTACTCAGCGCAATTTACATCAGGTCAGCAGCGgctataatagaaataatggaTTTAATGATACCGTGACGGTCGTTTCTATGCGTTTCAATGGTAGGAAACATTGTGACCAATAAACTCTGTTAGCCTATTAAAAACGCTCAAGTGCACTTAAGTTACCCTTTGTAATTACGACGGAATAATGCGCGACGTAGAAAAAAAAGGGACTATATTGAAATTCAAAGCACATACGAAATGTTTATTGCTCAAACGCGAGTATGTGGAAACCCGTGGGACactgtacaatatacaatactGTGCACTTGGAGGAATGTTGGACGAgaaagatagaaaaaaaaccttcCCCGTGtgcactcccccccccccccccgagcaACGACGTGTGCTCCGAGCTTCGTAAAACAGCTGTGTAAGAAAAATCGACTAActcttttttttgtgttttttttacccCATACTGCATCGCTACCATAGACGATACAGTCTCGCCGATAAAACTAAATCAAAAAGATTATATCGACTtgggaaaaataaaagtttcataagGACCCTCGTGGGAACGTTATCCCGTTGTCCTGCGGTTGCAAAGGAACATTTCAGTGCCTTTCGCGTTATTATTCTTTGTCAGAGAAATCCTTTTACGTTTTATTGCCTTAACCACAGCAGGCTCTTACGCTACTTTTAAATGGATTgcaatcttttaaaataaaacaataagtcATCGGTGGTGAGCCAATTAAAGGTGAGATCACTAAATTATTGTTCGTTTATGGTTTACGGAGTCCTTC
This portion of the Acyrthosiphon pisum isolate AL4f chromosome A1, pea_aphid_22Mar2018_4r6ur, whole genome shotgun sequence genome encodes:
- the LOC100163336 gene encoding uncharacterized protein LOC100163336, which encodes MADQRVTWYVATLSAIIISVAAGIGSKGGLILTKLIIPQWADLRSSVTLYCQFDTGGDSLYSVKWYKDDHEFFRYTPGLSPQTLVFDLDGVNVDESKSSASEVTLYPLTRTSNGNYKCEVSTDAPNFPTVVEDANMSVIAFPDDGPRIEGLRPLYSVGEFLEANCTAKMTFPLAQVTWFINNLEVDSYLLERYTPEISEGPFYNSTLGLRFPLKKEWVDMNKKLMYVKCIAKVAGAEPKTDETSVRLRLIPDQTLSQERHILNAGTAINNHCAIILIISAVYYYEVYN